Proteins from a genomic interval of Candidatus Tumulicola sp.:
- a CDS encoding M48 family metallopeptidase, translated as MTKKALRAASAACLSLLLWSNVSPAVAMSTSQEVARGRDESDQVDRQSVLVNDPFLTDWVGRIGQRLSEHRKRADIQYKFIIIDTPQINAFALPGGFVHVNTGLLNFVSADDELAGILGHEMGHVEMHHVTKQANQSTIMSILLGILSIVSPVVGLLGGLGGELAMDRYSRADELQADHYGLTMMTAAGYDPRATVDMMTKLGKMDPGPDSRADKAFRDHPNPRDRVSHLLGYQELDRPSTGAQVTQAIHDQEEGRYQYARARLNEVGAASAGDPLAQSHLSQLDIALRESGPRAAADTRVASLTLPGDSARADAMNKLRAVIGETDAALTAAKKQARDGLGNVDALAGRLQRITSEGTDSGGSGPGPGKGKQPNLHSITGALERIARDMTATLEFDGDVFSSAAGLIAENRATLREMDDLMADPRLTPKTQTLLTYYPSLIANLSTSDKGLLSAMDAARASVARGDTEANSVSAVMGLTHLVDPQTGDIPDQKMATVKSIVDHAVSTWDDLAANAQASDGLMYVSQTRNLSAEISLLDLYSAPERYAAYAKALAYRFNGIVVPDYPAAIKSGALPGDIACASWISFETKAPVDAVLRDVQASGGTCEDYTLQKHMLGLSLEIAVGLVYEGYIDEPQKLAH; from the coding sequence ATGACCAAAAAGGCCCTGCGAGCGGCAAGCGCCGCCTGCCTCTCCCTGCTCCTATGGTCCAACGTGAGTCCGGCCGTTGCGATGAGCACGTCGCAAGAGGTCGCAAGGGGCCGCGACGAGAGCGATCAAGTCGACCGGCAAAGCGTGCTGGTCAATGATCCTTTCCTGACGGACTGGGTCGGGCGCATCGGCCAAAGGCTTTCCGAGCATCGCAAGCGCGCCGACATCCAATACAAGTTCATCATCATCGACACGCCCCAGATCAACGCGTTCGCGCTGCCGGGCGGCTTCGTGCATGTCAATACCGGACTCTTGAATTTCGTCTCGGCAGACGATGAGCTCGCTGGAATTCTCGGTCACGAGATGGGTCACGTCGAGATGCACCACGTGACCAAACAGGCCAATCAATCCACGATCATGAGCATTTTGCTCGGCATCCTCTCGATCGTGTCGCCGGTGGTCGGGCTGCTCGGCGGTTTGGGCGGCGAACTCGCGATGGACCGCTACTCGCGCGCCGATGAGTTGCAGGCCGATCACTACGGGCTCACCATGATGACGGCCGCGGGCTACGATCCACGCGCGACCGTCGACATGATGACGAAGCTTGGCAAGATGGACCCCGGCCCGGACAGCCGCGCGGATAAAGCGTTCCGGGATCACCCGAATCCCCGCGATCGCGTTTCGCACCTGCTCGGATATCAGGAGCTTGACCGCCCTTCTACCGGCGCGCAGGTGACGCAGGCGATCCACGATCAGGAAGAAGGCCGCTATCAGTACGCGCGCGCCCGGCTCAATGAGGTGGGCGCAGCGTCAGCGGGTGATCCGCTGGCACAGAGCCATCTCTCGCAGCTCGACATCGCGCTGCGTGAATCTGGTCCGCGGGCGGCTGCGGATACGCGCGTCGCAAGTCTGACGCTGCCGGGTGATTCGGCTCGCGCCGATGCGATGAACAAATTGCGCGCCGTCATCGGCGAAACCGATGCAGCGCTCACCGCCGCGAAAAAGCAGGCGAGGGACGGGCTCGGCAACGTCGATGCCCTCGCTGGGCGCCTGCAGCGCATCACGAGCGAAGGGACCGACAGCGGGGGAAGCGGTCCGGGGCCGGGCAAGGGCAAACAGCCGAACCTGCACTCGATCACGGGGGCGCTCGAGCGCATCGCGCGCGACATGACAGCGACGCTGGAGTTCGACGGCGACGTCTTTTCCTCGGCTGCCGGCCTCATCGCGGAGAACCGCGCGACGCTGCGCGAGATGGATGATCTCATGGCGGACCCGCGGCTGACGCCCAAGACGCAGACGCTGCTGACGTACTATCCATCTTTGATCGCGAATCTGTCGACCTCGGACAAGGGGCTGCTCTCGGCTATGGACGCCGCGCGCGCGTCGGTCGCGCGGGGCGATACCGAAGCCAACTCCGTGAGCGCGGTGATGGGGCTGACGCACCTGGTCGATCCGCAGACCGGCGACATCCCGGATCAGAAGATGGCGACGGTGAAGAGCATCGTGGATCACGCGGTCTCGACGTGGGATGACCTCGCGGCCAACGCACAGGCGTCCGACGGGCTCATGTACGTGTCGCAGACGCGCAATCTTTCGGCGGAGATCTCGCTGCTGGACCTGTATTCGGCGCCGGAGCGCTATGCAGCGTATGCGAAGGCGCTGGCGTATCGCTTCAACGGCATCGTCGTTCCGGATTATCCCGCTGCGATCAAGTCGGGCGCGCTGCCGGGCGATATCGCGTGCGCGTCGTGGATCTCGTTTGAGACGAAGGCGCCCGTTGACGCGGTGCTCCGAGACGTTCAGGCGTCGGGCGGCACGTGCGAGGATTATACGCTGCAGAAGCACATGCTGGGGTTGTCGTTGGAGATCGCCGTCGGCTTGGTGTACGAGGGCTACATCGACGAGCCCCAAAAACTCGCGCATTGA
- a CDS encoding tetratricopeptide repeat protein, protein MRPLCAALLLVASLFGAFAHQSPAASAADAGTPVESARGLFAKGDYYGAISILDKALALNPKNAEALVLRGDCKDNVGDIKGAIADYTKAIAIQPGYAYAYATRCDSKRELGDYQSAVADCNKAIALDPKDGYAFDRRGKLRDDLNDYREAIADYDKAVTLDPTDKRFRLDRASSKLNIADADGAVSDTSIVLTADPASARAHALRGRAEYLKKDSASALEDLNQAIALDDQYAYAYVSRCIIQRSLQHYDEALADCAKALSVDPKYDDALYNRGLVYRKMKRYDDAIADLTGYLKLHPKDPDTLFYRGLSYADGGDYNAALTDLNAYVRLAPNDPDGYYNRGRFRAKLGDSKGAIADLQLAAKLYRANNDATSANDADDLIRTLQSGGQILSRA, encoded by the coding sequence ATGCGACCCCTGTGCGCCGCGCTTCTCCTCGTCGCCTCGCTCTTCGGCGCGTTCGCCCACCAGAGTCCGGCGGCAAGCGCTGCCGATGCCGGCACGCCCGTCGAATCAGCGCGCGGGCTCTTCGCCAAGGGCGATTACTACGGCGCCATCTCGATCCTCGATAAGGCGCTCGCGCTCAATCCGAAAAACGCCGAGGCGCTCGTCCTGCGCGGCGATTGCAAAGACAACGTCGGCGACATCAAGGGGGCGATCGCCGACTATACCAAAGCCATCGCCATCCAGCCGGGCTATGCCTACGCGTACGCGACCCGCTGTGATTCGAAGCGCGAACTCGGCGACTACCAAAGCGCGGTCGCCGATTGCAACAAAGCCATCGCGCTCGATCCCAAGGACGGCTATGCCTTCGACCGCCGGGGCAAACTGCGCGACGATCTCAACGACTATCGCGAGGCGATCGCCGACTATGACAAGGCCGTCACCTTGGATCCCACGGACAAGCGCTTTCGCCTTGATCGGGCCAGTTCCAAGCTCAACATCGCCGATGCGGACGGCGCGGTCTCCGACACCAGCATCGTCCTCACCGCGGACCCCGCGTCCGCGCGCGCCCATGCGTTGCGCGGTCGGGCGGAATATCTCAAGAAAGACAGCGCCTCCGCGCTTGAGGATTTGAACCAAGCCATCGCCCTTGACGACCAGTACGCCTACGCATACGTGTCTCGCTGCATCATCCAGCGCTCGTTGCAGCACTATGATGAAGCGTTGGCCGACTGCGCCAAGGCGCTCTCGGTCGACCCCAAGTACGACGACGCGTTGTACAATCGTGGTCTGGTCTACCGCAAGATGAAGCGCTACGACGACGCCATCGCCGACCTCACCGGTTACCTCAAACTGCATCCGAAGGATCCCGACACGCTCTTCTATCGCGGCCTCTCCTATGCGGACGGCGGCGATTACAACGCCGCCTTGACCGATCTCAACGCGTACGTGCGCCTAGCGCCCAACGATCCCGACGGCTACTACAATCGCGGACGTTTTCGCGCGAAGCTCGGCGACTCGAAGGGCGCGATCGCCGACCTGCAGCTGGCCGCGAAGCTTTATCGCGCCAACAACGACGCCACCAGCGCCAACGACGCGGACGATCTCATCCGCACGCTGCAAAGCGGCGGTCAGATCCTCTCCCGCGCGTGA
- a CDS encoding GNAT family N-acetyltransferase translates to MILETQRLALRRLTDGDFDELYAMFNDPLVMRYYPGLKDRSETAEWLAWQRESYARHGHGLWAVELRSSQEFVGQVGLLAQTVDGVGETEIGYLLKSAYWHKGYATEAAIACRDYGFNELGRSQLISLIRPANEASRAVAQRVGMVVWKIVMRRGIEHLVYRIQKGPMA, encoded by the coding sequence TTGATTCTGGAAACGCAAAGGCTTGCGCTTCGCCGACTCACGGACGGCGACTTCGACGAGTTGTACGCGATGTTCAACGACCCGCTGGTCATGCGCTACTATCCGGGATTGAAGGACCGCAGCGAGACTGCGGAGTGGTTGGCCTGGCAGCGCGAGAGCTACGCGCGGCACGGCCACGGTTTGTGGGCAGTGGAGCTGCGTTCTTCCCAGGAGTTCGTAGGTCAGGTTGGTTTGCTCGCACAGACCGTCGACGGCGTAGGTGAGACGGAAATCGGCTACTTGTTGAAGAGCGCCTACTGGCACAAGGGTTACGCGACCGAGGCCGCGATCGCGTGCCGCGACTACGGGTTCAATGAACTTGGCCGTTCGCAGCTCATCTCGCTCATCCGTCCGGCGAACGAAGCGTCACGCGCCGTGGCGCAACGGGTGGGCATGGTTGTTTGGAAAATCGTCATGCGTCGCGGCATCGAGCACTTGGTCTACCGAATCCAGAAGGGGCCTATGGCTTGA